Proteins found in one Sphingobium sp. V4 genomic segment:
- the kdpC gene encoding potassium-transporting ATPase subunit KdpC, which translates to MSKDFLSSLRPAIVMTILFAILLGIAYPLALTGIGQAVLPAQANGSLVRDERGTIIGSTVIGQAFTSDRYFQTRPSAAGKGYDGLASAGSNLGPAAQALTDRVKADVDKRRGEGVTGPVPADLVTASGSGLDPDLSPAAALAQVDRIAHVRGVSQLRLRDLVRRHIEHPMLGFLGEDHVNILALNRELDRLPPVPERASR; encoded by the coding sequence ATGAGCAAAGACTTCCTCTCCTCGCTGCGGCCCGCGATCGTCATGACGATCCTGTTCGCCATCCTGCTGGGCATCGCCTATCCGCTGGCGCTGACCGGCATCGGCCAGGCCGTCCTGCCCGCGCAGGCCAATGGCAGCCTGGTCCGGGACGAGCGCGGGACGATCATCGGATCGACCGTGATCGGCCAGGCCTTCACGTCCGACCGCTATTTCCAGACCCGGCCCTCGGCGGCGGGCAAGGGCTATGACGGGCTGGCCTCGGCCGGTTCCAACCTCGGCCCGGCGGCGCAGGCCCTGACCGACCGGGTCAAGGCCGATGTCGACAAGCGGCGGGGCGAGGGCGTGACCGGCCCGGTCCCCGCCGATCTGGTGACGGCGAGCGGATCGGGCCTCGATCCCGACCTGTCGCCCGCCGCCGCGCTGGCGCAGGTCGACCGCATCGCCCACGTGCGCGGCGTTTCGCAACTGCGGTTGCGCGATCTGGTGCGCCGTCATATCGAACATCCCATGCTGGGCTTTCTGGGCGAGGATCATGTGAATATATTGGCGCTCAACCGGGAGCTTGACCGGCTGCCGCCAGTGCCCGAGCGCGCGTCGCGTTGA
- the kdpB gene encoding potassium-transporting ATPase subunit KdpB — MARATSKSLFTAELIVPAIGDAFKKLNPKELIRNPVMFVTACVALLMTVLLGIGGDGLAVGFKLQLVLWLWLTVLFGTFAEALAEGRGKAQAASLRATKAELTARRVKNGGTEDVPASQLRAGDLVLVTTGDLIPADGEVIEGVASVNEAAITGESAPVIREAGGDRSAVTAGTRVISDEIKVRVTVDPGQGFLDRMIALVEGAERQKTPNEIALTILLVGLTIIFLIAVGTIPAFAAYAGGTIPVAILAALLITLIPTTIAALLSAIGIAGMDRLVRFNVLAKSGRAVEAAGDVDVLLLDKTGTITIGDRQASEFRAVGGTRPEQLAEAALLASLADETPEGRSVVLLARERFHVSATALPEGAEVIPFTAQTRISGVRIGDRLIQKGAVDSILRANPGLGETAAATELRRMTDEIARAGMTPLAVAQDGRLLGAIALKDIVKAGVRERFAELRRMGIRTVMITGDNPLTAAAIAAEAGVDDFLAQATPEDKLALIRSEQQGGRLVAMCGDGTNDAPALAQADVGVAMNTGTQAAREAGNMVDLDSDPTKLIEVVGLGKQMLMTRGALTTFSVANDVAKYFAIIPAMFVALYPGLGVLNVMGLGTPQSAILSAIIFNALIIPLLVPLALRGVAYRPMGAGPLLARNLAVYGLGGLIAPFAGIKIIDLAVTGLGLA; from the coding sequence ATGGCACGCGCTACCAGTAAATCCCTGTTCACGGCCGAACTGATCGTTCCGGCGATCGGCGACGCCTTCAAGAAACTCAATCCCAAGGAACTGATCCGCAACCCGGTGATGTTCGTCACCGCCTGTGTCGCGCTTCTGATGACCGTCCTGCTCGGCATCGGCGGCGACGGGCTGGCGGTCGGCTTCAAGCTTCAGCTGGTGCTGTGGCTGTGGCTGACGGTGCTGTTCGGCACCTTCGCCGAGGCGCTGGCCGAAGGACGCGGCAAGGCGCAGGCGGCGTCGCTGCGCGCCACCAAGGCGGAACTGACCGCCCGCCGGGTGAAGAATGGCGGCACGGAGGACGTGCCCGCCAGCCAGTTGCGCGCGGGCGACCTGGTGCTCGTCACCACGGGCGACCTGATCCCCGCCGATGGCGAGGTGATCGAGGGCGTCGCGTCGGTGAACGAGGCGGCGATCACCGGCGAATCCGCGCCGGTGATCCGCGAGGCGGGCGGCGACCGTTCCGCCGTGACGGCCGGCACCCGCGTCATTTCCGACGAGATCAAGGTGCGCGTCACGGTCGATCCGGGGCAGGGCTTCCTTGACCGCATGATCGCGCTGGTGGAGGGAGCGGAACGGCAGAAGACGCCCAACGAGATCGCGCTGACCATCCTGCTGGTGGGCCTCACCATCATCTTCCTGATCGCGGTCGGCACCATTCCGGCGTTCGCGGCCTATGCCGGCGGGACCATTCCCGTCGCGATCCTGGCTGCGCTGCTGATCACGCTGATCCCGACCACCATCGCCGCCCTGCTGTCGGCGATCGGCATTGCCGGCATGGACCGGCTGGTGCGCTTCAACGTGCTGGCCAAGTCGGGCCGCGCGGTCGAGGCGGCGGGCGATGTCGACGTGCTGTTGCTCGACAAGACCGGGACGATCACCATCGGCGACCGGCAGGCGTCGGAGTTCCGCGCGGTCGGCGGCACACGGCCGGAGCAGCTGGCCGAAGCGGCCCTGCTGGCCAGCCTGGCCGACGAGACGCCCGAGGGGCGATCGGTCGTCCTGCTGGCGCGCGAGCGATTCCATGTGTCCGCCACCGCCCTGCCCGAAGGCGCCGAAGTCATCCCCTTCACCGCCCAGACGCGCATTTCCGGCGTCCGGATCGGCGACCGGCTGATCCAGAAGGGGGCGGTCGATTCGATCCTGCGGGCCAATCCGGGCTTGGGCGAGACGGCCGCCGCCACCGAGTTGCGCCGCATGACCGACGAGATCGCCCGCGCCGGCATGACGCCGCTGGCGGTCGCGCAGGACGGCCGGCTGCTGGGCGCGATCGCGCTCAAGGACATCGTCAAGGCCGGGGTGCGTGAACGTTTCGCCGAACTGCGCCGCATGGGCATCCGCACGGTGATGATCACCGGCGACAATCCGCTGACCGCCGCCGCGATCGCGGCCGAGGCAGGGGTCGATGACTTCCTGGCGCAGGCGACGCCCGAGGACAAGCTGGCGCTGATCCGCAGCGAGCAGCAGGGCGGGCGGCTGGTCGCCATGTGCGGCGATGGCACCAACGACGCGCCCGCGCTGGCACAGGCCGATGTCGGCGTTGCGATGAACACCGGCACGCAGGCCGCGCGCGAGGCGGGCAACATGGTCGACCTGGACAGCGATCCGACCAAGCTGATCGAGGTGGTGGGGCTGGGCAAGCAGATGCTGATGACGCGCGGCGCGCTCACCACCTTCTCGGTCGCCAATGACGTCGCCAAATATTTCGCGATCATCCCGGCCATGTTCGTGGCGCTCTATCCGGGCCTTGGGGTGCTGAACGTGATGGGACTGGGAACGCCGCAGAGCGCGATCCTGTCGGCCATCATCTTCAATGCGCTGATCATCCCGCTGCTGGTGCCGCTGGCGCTCAGGGGGGTCGCCTACCGGCCGATGGGCGCGGGGCCGCTGCTGGCCCGCAACCTTGCCGTCTACGGCCTGGGCGGGCTGATCGCGCCCTTCGCCGGCATCAAGATCATCGACCTGGCCGTCACCGGCCTGGGTCTGGCCTGA
- the kdpA gene encoding potassium-transporting ATPase subunit KdpA, whose protein sequence is MTIQGWILILLFVGLLLAVTKPVGAWLFALYEGRRTPLHAVLGPVERGFYRLAGIDPDEEQSWRRYAVHMLLFNFVLTLFTYAVLRLQGLLPLNGLGYGGVGADGAFNTAISFTTNTNWQWYSGEAALSNLSQMLGLTIQNFLSAATGIALAFAFFRGFARREAKTIGNFWADVTRVTLYLLLPISIVYGVYLIASGVPQTLAASVDLTTLEGAKQTLELGPVASQEAIKMLGTNGGGFFNANSAHPFENPTALTNLVQMLSIFVIGFGLTWCFGKAVGNTRQGWAILSAMLVLFLAGVTVTYWQEAAGNPILHSLGVPGGNMEGKEVRFGIAASALFAVVTTAASCGAVNAMHDSFTALGGMIPLFNIQLGEVVVGGVGAGIYGFLLFAILAVFVAGLMVGRTPEYVGKKIEAREVKLAVLAIAVLPLCILGFTAIAAVLPAGLAGPLNKGPHGFSEILYAFTSATGNNGSAFAGLTAGTPFYNSLLGIAMWLGRFFVIVPMLAIAGSLAAKKHVPESAGSFPTTGPLWIGLLVGIVLIVGGLTFLPSLALGPIADHLAMIHGQLS, encoded by the coding sequence CGGTTTCTACCGCCTCGCCGGCATCGACCCGGACGAGGAACAGAGCTGGCGTCGCTATGCGGTGCACATGCTGCTGTTCAACTTCGTCCTGACGCTCTTCACCTATGCGGTGCTGCGGCTTCAGGGCCTGCTGCCGCTCAATGGCCTGGGCTATGGCGGCGTGGGCGCCGACGGCGCGTTCAATACCGCCATCAGCTTCACCACCAACACCAACTGGCAATGGTATTCGGGCGAGGCGGCGCTGTCGAACCTCAGCCAGATGCTGGGCCTGACCATCCAAAACTTCCTGTCGGCTGCGACGGGCATCGCGCTCGCCTTCGCCTTCTTCCGGGGCTTTGCGCGGCGGGAAGCGAAGACGATCGGCAATTTCTGGGCCGACGTGACCCGCGTGACGCTCTATCTGCTGCTGCCGATCTCCATCGTCTATGGCGTCTACCTGATCGCGTCGGGCGTGCCGCAGACGCTGGCCGCCTCGGTCGACCTGACCACGCTGGAAGGCGCGAAGCAGACGCTGGAGCTCGGTCCGGTCGCGAGCCAGGAAGCGATCAAGATGCTGGGCACCAATGGCGGCGGCTTCTTCAACGCCAACAGCGCCCATCCGTTCGAAAATCCGACCGCCCTGACCAACCTGGTGCAGATGCTGTCGATCTTCGTCATCGGCTTCGGCCTGACCTGGTGTTTCGGCAAGGCGGTCGGCAACACGCGGCAAGGCTGGGCGATCCTGTCGGCCATGCTGGTCCTGTTCCTGGCGGGCGTGACCGTCACCTACTGGCAGGAAGCGGCGGGCAACCCGATCCTGCACAGTCTGGGCGTGCCCGGCGGCAATATGGAGGGCAAGGAAGTCCGCTTCGGCATCGCCGCATCCGCCCTTTTCGCCGTCGTCACGACCGCCGCCTCCTGCGGCGCGGTCAACGCCATGCATGACAGCTTCACCGCGCTGGGCGGCATGATCCCGCTGTTCAACATCCAGCTGGGCGAAGTCGTGGTCGGCGGCGTCGGCGCGGGCATATACGGCTTCCTGCTGTTCGCCATCCTCGCCGTGTTCGTCGCGGGGCTGATGGTCGGGCGCACGCCCGAATATGTCGGCAAGAAGATCGAGGCGCGCGAGGTCAAGCTGGCGGTGCTGGCGATCGCGGTGCTGCCGCTCTGCATCCTTGGCTTCACCGCCATCGCCGCAGTGCTGCCCGCCGGTCTCGCCGGTCCGCTCAACAAGGGACCGCACGGCTTTTCGGAGATACTCTACGCCTTCACATCGGCCACCGGCAACAACGGCTCCGCCTTCGCCGGGCTGACCGCAGGCACGCCCTTCTACAACAGCCTGCTGGGGATCGCGATGTGGCTGGGCCGCTTCTTCGTGATCGTACCGATGCTGGCGATCGCCGGCAGCCTGGCGGCCAAGAAGCATGTGCCCGAAAGCGCCGGCTCCTTCCCGACCACGGGTCCGCTGTGGATCGGGCTGCTGGTGGGCATCGTGCTCATTGTCGGCGGCCTCACTTTCCTGCCGAGCCTCGCGCTCGGTCCCATCGCCGATCATCTTGCGATGATCCATGGCCAACTTTCCTGA